From the Nitrospira sp. genome, one window contains:
- the tatA gene encoding twin-arginine translocase TatA/TatE family subunit has protein sequence MFGTMGFSELIIILVIVFIIFGAGRLPQIGEGVGKALRGFKKEVNDVPQPGADQPPQETSLQQPAQIAPTNPVVTPTATSPTPTKVNAPYAPGPELTPGTTASFLYSANTQASPTSIAPSQPAGSSQTSQVISMEERAANPAPMSRASYPPLPTGAQTKPATKRPSAIVNQEAVARVQAQQAALKTKASPSTVGVSPNDLQSLGEGLGEVVRTFRQTVTDIRSNVDPQLRTIQAEVDAAQKEIQQSIEAAKELPPGEDGSPKPS, from the coding sequence GTGTTTGGTACCATGGGGTTTTCTGAGCTCATCATCATTCTTGTGATCGTGTTCATCATATTTGGAGCCGGACGCTTACCGCAAATTGGCGAGGGGGTCGGCAAAGCGTTAAGAGGGTTCAAGAAGGAAGTGAACGATGTTCCCCAACCCGGTGCTGATCAGCCTCCTCAGGAAACCTCCCTCCAACAACCAGCTCAGATTGCCCCCACAAATCCAGTCGTTACGCCCACGGCAACTTCGCCGACACCAACCAAAGTGAATGCCCCCTATGCCCCTGGACCAGAGTTGACCCCTGGAACCACAGCCTCGTTTCTTTACAGTGCAAATACTCAAGCCTCTCCCACCTCGATCGCTCCTTCTCAGCCAGCCGGGTCGTCACAGACCAGTCAGGTCATTTCTATGGAAGAGCGGGCAGCGAATCCAGCTCCAATGTCTCGAGCGTCGTACCCACCTCTGCCAACAGGAGCTCAGACGAAACCTGCGACCAAACGTCCTTCCGCTATCGTCAATCAGGAGGCAGTTGCCCGGGTGCAGGCACAACAAGCCGCGCTCAAGACGAAGGCTTCACCCTCAACCGTGGGAGTATCGCCAAATGATCTACAGAGTCTTGGGGAGGGTCTGGGAGAGGTTGTACGAACATTCAGGCAGACCGTGACCGATATCCGAAGCAATGTCGACCCCCAGCTGCGGACCATCCAAGCTGAGGTAGACGCCGCCCAAAAAGAAATTCAGCAGTCCATCGAAGCAGCAAAAGAGCTTCCGCCAGGGGAAGACGGGTCCCCGAAACCGAGCTGA
- a CDS encoding aminopeptidase P family protein, with amino-acid sequence MSQTAHHTRIRAIQDALLDQETVEGWLFYDFRGSDPLAYRVLLLDSSHHVTRRWYYWIPRTGDPVKLLHRIEPHVLDDLPGYSHLYVSWEQQRTALDSLLRDRRCIAMQYSSLNAVPYLSRVDAGTIELIRSFGVDVVTSADLVQQFEAVWTEEQLESHRYAVTTLRRIVDEAFTHIASCLTHQRPLTEYALQQFILARIHDTGMTTSSAPIAAVNAHSSDPHYSPSDSASSPITRDSLVLIDLWAKQTAPGSVYGDITWTGYTEKQVPSKHRLIFEHVRAGRDAAVSFVQTQLATGRFPCGWEVDDVCRNKIHEAGYGDFFIHRTGHSIGEEVHGNGANIDNLETHDGRRILPHTCFSIEPGIYLPGEFGIRSELDVYVTDQEAIVHGLPLQTEVVPLL; translated from the coding sequence ATGAGCCAAACTGCCCATCACACACGAATCCGTGCGATTCAAGATGCGCTTCTTGATCAGGAGACCGTTGAGGGATGGCTGTTCTATGATTTTCGTGGTTCAGACCCCTTGGCCTATCGGGTGCTGCTCCTTGATTCCTCCCACCATGTCACTCGTCGTTGGTACTACTGGATCCCCAGGACCGGCGACCCGGTGAAACTCCTTCATCGGATCGAGCCGCATGTACTGGATGACTTGCCTGGCTACTCCCATCTCTATGTCTCGTGGGAACAGCAACGGACCGCCTTGGACTCCCTCTTACGAGATCGACGATGCATTGCCATGCAGTACTCGTCCCTCAATGCTGTTCCCTATCTTTCCAGAGTTGATGCCGGCACAATTGAGCTCATTCGAAGCTTTGGAGTGGATGTTGTGACCTCCGCCGATCTTGTCCAACAATTTGAGGCTGTCTGGACGGAGGAACAGCTGGAATCGCATCGGTATGCCGTCACTACCCTCAGACGCATTGTCGATGAGGCCTTCACCCATATAGCCTCATGCCTCACACATCAACGTCCTTTAACTGAGTATGCTCTGCAACAATTCATCCTCGCCCGTATTCACGATACCGGCATGACAACCTCCAGTGCGCCAATCGCGGCCGTCAATGCCCATAGTTCAGATCCCCACTACTCACCAAGTGACTCTGCCTCATCTCCGATTACACGGGACAGTCTCGTCTTGATCGATCTTTGGGCGAAACAAACAGCACCTGGCTCCGTCTATGGCGACATCACCTGGACTGGATATACAGAAAAACAGGTGCCGTCAAAGCATCGCCTGATTTTTGAGCATGTCCGAGCAGGACGCGATGCGGCCGTGTCGTTTGTCCAGACTCAGCTAGCTACAGGACGATTTCCCTGTGGGTGGGAAGTCGACGATGTCTGCCGGAACAAAATCCATGAAGCAGGATATGGCGACTTCTTCATTCATCGTACAGGCCATTCGATCGGCGAGGAGGTTCATGGCAACGGAGCCAACATTGACAACCTTGAAACGCATGATGGACGTCGGATCCTTCCCCACACCTGCTTTTCAATAGAGCCGGGAATCTATCTCCCTGGCGAGTTCGGCATTCGGAGCGAGCTCGATGTGTATGTAACTGACCAAGAAGCCATCGTGCATGGCCTGCCCCTTCAAACCGAAGTTGTTCCCCTTCTCTAA